Within the Butyrivibrio sp. AE3004 genome, the region GGCTGTGATGAATGTGCCGGCTTTTCCTTTCAGAGCATCTGAAACTTCAGCGAGTGAAGTAATAAGAACGCTTCCTGAAGGCTTTTTCTTTAAATATTCTATAGCTGCTTCAATCTTGGGAAGCATGTCTGTTGCGCCAAACTGTCCATCTCTGATGTACTGTTCTGCAGTAGCAACGTTCATGCGCTCGATGGGTGCCTGAGTATCTTTTCCGAAATCTGTATATACGTAAGGAACAGAGGTAAGGATGATAAGTCTGTCAACACCGAGGTCGGCTGCAAGCTTTCCTGCAATTGCGTCTTTTTCAATAACTGCTGATGCACCCTTTAATACGTGATTCTGCTGGATTACCGGGATTCCACCGCCTCCGCATGCGATTACTATCTGACCTGCATCGGAAAGAGCACGTATCGCATCTATTTCAACGATATCAATCGGCTTAGGAGCTGCAACGATACGAAGATAGCCTTTTCCGGGAACCTCCTGAACAAAGTTACCTTTTTTTACTTCGTT harbors:
- the arcC gene encoding carbamate kinase, with the translated sequence MENKKAVVSLGHEALGYTTMEQMEAVRVTAKALADLVQAGYQLNITHSNGPQVSMIHKAMTELRRIYIDYTPAPMSVCSAMSQGYVGYDLQNSLKSELTSRGISTPVSTILTQVTVDPYDEAFYSPTKVIGRYMSKEDADNEVKKGNFVQEVPGKGYLRIVAAPKPIDIVEIDAIRALSDAGQIVIACGGGGIPVIQQNHVLKGASAVIEKDAIAGKLAADLGVDRLIILTSVPYVYTDFGKDTQAPIERMNVATAEQYIRDGQFGATDMLPKIEAAIEYLKKKPSGSVLITSLAEVSDALKGKAGTFITA